In the Paenibacillus pabuli genome, one interval contains:
- a CDS encoding regulatory protein RecX — protein sequence MDQHDDDLYEKAELEGISQFPDNEELTITRVERTKSRQARYRITFGLYSITVLEDVMIKYRMTRGNTFVKKDLEEIIVADERQQTYVQALRYLEHKQRTRHELSQRLRQKEFAGPLIEEVLDRLEQEKLVDDEGFAKEWTRQRMTGQRKGKLWIRQELRQKGIANELIVEALEGVDSDVEFETALTAGRKKWNQVKGDVAEKKRKTLPFLMRRGFPMDMVRKVVNCLIEEDEAEDSEDDELLPWD from the coding sequence ATGGATCAACATGATGATGACTTGTACGAAAAAGCAGAACTGGAGGGAATCTCTCAATTCCCGGATAACGAAGAACTCACCATTACACGGGTAGAACGAACAAAAAGCAGGCAGGCCCGGTACCGGATCACGTTTGGTTTGTACTCGATTACTGTTCTGGAAGATGTAATGATCAAGTATCGAATGACCCGGGGCAACACGTTTGTGAAGAAGGATCTCGAGGAGATCATAGTAGCGGATGAGCGGCAGCAGACCTATGTGCAGGCGTTGCGCTATTTAGAGCACAAACAGCGTACTAGGCATGAATTAAGCCAGCGGCTCCGTCAGAAAGAATTCGCCGGACCGTTAATTGAAGAAGTCCTGGATCGGCTTGAGCAGGAGAAGCTGGTGGACGATGAAGGGTTTGCGAAGGAATGGACAAGGCAGCGTATGACAGGCCAGAGGAAGGGAAAACTGTGGATAAGGCAAGAGCTGCGTCAAAAGGGCATTGCCAATGAGCTCATCGTTGAAGCGCTTGAAGGCGTGGATTCGGATGTGGAGTTTGAGACAGCTTTGACCGCAGGGCGAAAGAAGTGGAATCAGGTCAAAGGGGACGTTGCGGAGAAAAAACGTAAAACGCTTCCTTTCCTGATGCGACGCGGTTTTCCTATGGATATGGTACGTAAAGTTGTGAATTGTTTAATTGAAGAAGATGAAGCCGAAGATTCTGAAGATGACGAGTTATTGCCATGGGATT